A single window of Methylocella tundrae DNA harbors:
- a CDS encoding MFS transporter: protein MKAPTSAASPRAAIATLAGLMRSRRFAPLFWCQFFSAFNDNFVRNMLAMLILFRLGEQGAGVLVTLAVGVFVLPSLLLSGLGGEMADAQDKGRLARVLKAAEIGVQLVAAAGLWLASLPLLYTALFGLGVIAALFGPLKYAILPDLLKTGELIAANALVEAATFAAILLGLIAGGLSAARSSESVTLQLLLIALACWGFSLFIPATSRAAPGLRITPNILVSTGALLREVRRERQLWSRSIAVSWFWMTGAVALSLTPVVIRDRTGGGIGVETAVSALFAIGIGIGSMAAALIAKGRLLLRPVLFAAIGMGLFLVDLGVSTSRLPTARATIGLEAFFTSAAGLRVSFDVAGLACAGGLFVVPLFTAIQADAPAPWRSRIVAGVNVLNSSLIVAGVAATAALQSRAVGLSEPFLLGGLGVLTLAFAVYVRRCVAPAA from the coding sequence ATGAAGGCGCCGACGTCCGCCGCGTCCCCCCGCGCCGCCATCGCGACGCTGGCGGGCCTCATGCGCAGCCGGCGCTTTGCGCCTTTGTTCTGGTGCCAGTTTTTTTCCGCGTTCAATGACAATTTCGTGCGCAACATGCTCGCCATGCTCATCCTGTTCAGGCTTGGCGAGCAGGGAGCGGGCGTGCTGGTGACGCTCGCGGTCGGCGTTTTTGTGCTGCCATCGCTCCTGCTGTCGGGGCTCGGCGGCGAGATGGCGGACGCGCAGGACAAGGGACGTCTCGCGCGCGTCTTGAAAGCCGCCGAAATCGGGGTTCAGCTTGTCGCGGCGGCAGGGCTGTGGCTCGCGTCCCTGCCGCTGCTTTATACGGCGCTGTTCGGCCTTGGTGTCATCGCCGCGCTGTTTGGCCCCCTCAAATACGCCATCCTGCCGGATCTCCTGAAAACCGGGGAGCTTATCGCCGCGAACGCTCTGGTGGAGGCGGCGACCTTCGCCGCCATCCTGCTCGGGCTTATCGCGGGAGGCCTCTCCGCGGCGCGCTCGTCCGAAAGCGTCACGCTGCAGCTACTGCTCATCGCCCTCGCCTGCTGGGGTTTCAGTCTTTTCATTCCAGCGACAAGCCGCGCGGCGCCGGGCCTTCGCATCACGCCCAATATTCTCGTCTCGACCGGCGCGCTTTTGCGCGAGGTCAGGCGAGAGCGTCAGCTGTGGAGCCGCAGCATCGCGGTTTCGTGGTTCTGGATGACGGGCGCGGTGGCGCTATCCCTGACGCCGGTCGTCATCCGCGACAGGACCGGCGGCGGCATCGGCGTCGAAACCGCCGTCAGCGCCCTCTTCGCAATCGGCATAGGAATCGGCTCGATGGCGGCGGCGCTGATCGCGAAGGGCCGCCTCCTGTTGCGTCCGGTTCTCTTCGCCGCGATCGGCATGGGGCTGTTCCTTGTCGATCTCGGCGTCTCGACCTCAAGACTTCCTACCGCGCGCGCAACGATCGGGCTCGAGGCGTTCTTCACCTCGGCGGCCGGACTGCGCGTGTCCTTCGACGTCGCGGGGCTCGCCTGCGCGGGCGGTCTTTTCGTCGTGCCCCTGTTCACCGCGATTCAGGCCGACGCCCCCGCCCCTTGGCGGTCAAGAATCGTCGCCGGCGTCAATGTGCTCAATTCCAGCCTGATTGTCGCAGGCGTCGCAGCGACAGCCGCGTTGCAAAGCAGGGCCGTCGGCCTGTCCGAACCGTTCTTGCTCGGAGGCCTTGGCGTCCTCACTCTCGCTTTCGCCGTTTACGTTCGCAGATGCGTGGCGCCAGCCGCTTGA